The genomic segment TTTTCAAGAGTGtgtaacttgctatgtaaatTCTCCCTGGCCCACAGCCTGGAATGCAAATTCTGTTACTGGGAATGGCTTTGTTTTCAACAACATTCAAAAGAGCAGGGGGCAGGGGTCCTGGCGGTGTGTGGCTTGTGAGTTCGTTTTCCCCATCACAGAAAGCTTCTGTGCTCTAATGCAGCttataaactttattaaattAAACCAACTGGCGTTTTTACTTGTAGATATTAACGTGACAGGTTTttaacggaaaaaaaaaaaacatttggaaaatgtCACAAATGATTCTTCTAAATATAACTTGGAATGTTCTTGACTTGTTTGTGTACTACCTTGAAATTCGATCACTTCAACACAATTTGTAGGAATGTGAAAGTGGCAAATTAATTTACATAATGATCAGTGTTGGGAGTTAGATTTACCCACTTTTTTGGCATTTCCGTCATCAAAGCCTATGGCAATTTTGTGGCTGtggttgttattttgcttttaggGAAAAATGCCCTTAGCATATCTACCATCCATCTctctaataaaagcaaaataaagtaagggaaagaaagaaaactctgaaGCCAACATGGCCAATGGCAAATTCCCATACCCTGTGCAAGTAGGCAGAGCCCCTAAACCGTTGGGACTTGGTTTGGTTAAAATATGATAGGGAAGTGTGTATGGCTTCTGGAAAAAGCCTTTTAAACTAAAAGGTAATCAACCAAAACTTGTAATGTGCATTTACAAGGCTCTTCTGGAGAACAATGGTTTCCTTTGACAGTATTAGTCCTCTTGGAATTTGCATCATGAACCCATTGGAGCTTTGAAGTCTACATAAATACTTAAGGGACAGCTCTACTTAGCTGCATAGATTATTAAAGAGAAACACGAAAAATCCGTGGTTGCTTATTTCAGTTGGAGGCCTCTGGGTTTTCcttctttactatttattttattcatttctggtAGTTGTCAAGCCAGCAGAAtgcagaagggaaagtgggaaattAAGGCCTTCTTCCCAATTAAGAAAGACTCCTATTCTGAAAATTTTTAGGCCTACTGTAGTTTCTACAACCTTATGATGTAACTGAGGTGGGACTTTTTATTTGAATCTTAAAAGAAGAACTACTTTAATTATACATCTCAAGTAATTCATTTATATAGTGATTTGCACAGTAACATTAACTATATATTATCAGGTGAAGTTACTATGTCATGATAACTATAGTAATTTATGTTGAGTAccttttattagtttcttttcttccaaccCTACTTTATCTTTTTGGTACAATCCCTTTGTAATCTCTTGAACAATCTCAGTGTGCAGAGCTTTATTATTTTAGGGTGATTTTTCTGAACCATGCGAACATGTTAAAAACAGAATCATGAAGCATTGAAGGCCAGAAAGGACACACATAcccaaatatgcacacatacatgcataaacatgtcaaatatatgtatatacacaagtTGATTTCTTAGATCTCTACATCATAGAAtaccttaaatttgttttattctttttatatattcaaatGACAATTTGATATGGTTCACCctaacatttatacatttatatgatATGCATGATTATAGATGTATGCTATAtctatataaacataatttttttcattgaacAAATCATTGGAACTTAGAGGTCATTATCCCATTGTCACGGTAACATTTTACGTCCCAGGGAAAGTCACTCTTCTAAGGTTATTGCTCTAACTCCTCACTGGGCCTCTCCTATTGAAATGCCAGACTTGTCTTCCTTGCCTCCAGTGTGCATAAGTAGAATAAAAAGCTCTGGAAGTTCCCTTACACATAGCTTCCTGTGGAGAGGCATTGCGGAGAGCTCAAGCTTCTACTTGAAGAACACCTTCTAACACCAGCTATCACCCCACTTAGCAGTTCTATTTTGTCTACTTACTGAACACCTTGACTAGTGTAGGTGCCTCAAACACGTTGTCCTCAGTCACTAGCATGCACACAAATCTCTTTTCATCGCTGATCTTTGCATTGTTGATAGACAAAGTGTAGTTTTCTGAGAGGCTCAATCTGTCCTTGTACTCGGGGACATCATCATACTGCACACTTTTCTTTGTAGAGGATCGGAATGCAATGAACACTGGGGACCCATCGGGCttttcctaaaaattaaaataacaacacatgTTGAAAACAAGCGAAATTCATGCTTCAGAATAATATTTCTTTCGTCATATTATTCTACATgacttttgttgttggtggtagtgtATCATCACCACCTAATTCTTTGcgtacagaaagaaaaatcacatttccCCGTGAAGTGAAGCTGTTGGATCACTCATGGGTTCACAGCAATGGGTGGAAATGAAAGGACAAAGCTCGCAGCGCTGGAGCTCGTCTCACACCTGTGGCACATCAGTGGCTGTGTTGAAGGGGCAGGGTGTAGTCTCATTTAATATACAACTAAAAagtagattaaaaacaaacataaaagtacAAAAACTAGTCTTTTAGTCCCTATGAAATGCTTAGGATGTGCTATTATCACATacgtttctttttctcttagttGATTCCATTTCCTTTGATAGTAAATTTGGTTCAGTGGGTTCAGTAGACTCTGAGACTTGTAACCAGAGGAATTCGAATAaactttttatcttattatgATAAAAATcctcctcttttaaaaagaactagAAGGAGTTCTGAATTACCTGGAGTGACCCCATGATGAGCACAGAGATACAGTGTGCTATGTAcccccttttactttttttcttttttttatgataCACATGCATAGTATGGCTGGGGAGTTAAGTCCTAGAGTTGGAATAGTTGACTTCTTGAAGCTGTTTGCTACCTACTGATTACTAGTGCTAAGAGTTAATTATTTATCCCTCACAAAAAATTGTAAAGAAGATATCTCATTTTCATAGTAAGAAAATACACCCAATTCACCTGTCCATGGGAAGGGTCTAGACCCTTTTGGTCTGATTTCAGAGCTCACAATGTGAAAGATCATTCCATTTCCCCAATTTAGTGCAAGCTTAGGCACTTTTGACAAAATGCATTTAGTATAACATATTCCTTTTATGGAGATAATGTAGGTAAAAAATGCTTGTGGCcaaataaatctaacaaattaaTCCAACCAATGTCTCCTACAATTCATAGTGTATTTTAACATACCTACTGTTCTGAGAAATGCTGCAATAAACAGTTAATAAATCATCTGGTGACCAAAAATGTTCCTCTGTGCAAACATCTGCAAATATTCAGGAACTAGGTAAGCCTGCTATTGTGTTCTAGGAAACATCTCTATTTGAAGCTTGCTCATTGCAATAAGTCTCTTGCGGCCCAGTGTTGGGAAATGGTACTAAAAAGACACCTTCAAATGAACTGTGTTCAACTGAGGCATTAATCTGTTAAAGTTAGCTGGACTACAACACCCACCTACCGGGATCACTAGTCTCCCTTTCCAGACAAATATGCACAGTTATACCTGACAGAATATGATGGAGTTAAGTGTAAGCCATGGATAAAATCAACAATGTTAAATATACAAGCTATctgtaacatacacacacaccaagaagattcagcaacagaaacaaagctgATTGCCAGTCCCCCGTGGAAATCTTAGTCTCTAGGTACTGCTACATCTTACCTTTGCAGTAGCTACATTACACAGAAGCTAGTGAAGAGAGAATGCTCTTCTTCACAAAACTGTGCTCTGTACTCCCTGTTAAAACTCCAAAACTCTGCCCTTCCTTATGCCTCTAACACTTAAAATATGGAGTTTTCAGACAAAGATGGTGTACAAAGTTTGAGTTATTTGGTATATATAAAAATAGCATTAGTtatataaagatgaatatttttgACATATCCAATACGTTAATTCTCTTATATAGGTATGCAAGGTGAATATTAGCATTATGTCAGTATTACATATTCATATActctcaaaaagagagagaattatattttaaaaaccatagtCAGTTCTCTAAGTTCCAAGAGGCTCACACTTACATATTTCCATTTGCCAAACATGAGGTTCTGAGGTACATCGAGTCGGCAAGGCATGACAATGGTATCTCCATAAGCTGAGTTGACAGTGTACCATCCAAGGCCTTtgggaaaaagggaaaagagattCTGAGTGTTGTCCGGAAACTAGAGCAGGTAAACACGGGAGAATTTACAAGCCAATTATGTTTTCACCATATTTACTAGGAATATATTTCACAGAACCATGAGGCTGCACCAAAAATAACATGCTCAATGTTCTCAAAATAGCTTGAGACAATTTTCACTGAACCTattatcaaattaaaattaagtatcAAGAATTGAAAACTAGTCCAAGCAAGAGCAAAATCCAATTTTATCTGGATGGAGAGAAGACAGTATTCAAGTAGCTGATTTTATAGGCCAAAATgatactaaattttatttttcataattattaacAGAATAAAATTCTAGCTTGAAAACCCCTCACAAGGAATTATTCACAAAGTGGGTATCTGCTTTTGGGAGTCAACCTAATTGGAACTGGTGATTGTTAATCTgaatcaaaaaacagaaacaggtcAATTCATCCTTTATTGAGAAAtataataaacaattaaaatatgaaaagaataatTTTGATTAAGAATGTAAAACACTTTTTCACATCtgcttatggtcatggtgttttgaaAAAAACCCTTAAGGCTTTACAGacataaaaagacaaatactgcatgcACTTCCCAAAATAGGTCGATGTGAAAGTATAATAGTAATTAT from the Arvicola amphibius chromosome 10, mArvAmp1.2, whole genome shotgun sequence genome contains:
- the Alcam gene encoding CD166 antigen isoform X3, with the protein product MAPKLSPSCRLVFCLLISAAVLRPGLGWYTVNSAYGDTIVMPCRLDVPQNLMFGKWKYEKPDGSPVFIAFRSSTKKSVQYDDVPEYKDRLSLSENYTLSINNAKISDEKRFVCMLVTEDNVFEAPTLVKVFSK